The sequence GAGGAGCTGATCCTCATTACACTGTGGGAAGAGGAGCTTGCCCTGcactgagacagacaggtatATCTGGGATTGGGTGGCTTTGGCACcagaggatgagaggaagaggaggcaggcaggcaggcaggctgtGTGCCAGGGCTTCCCCCGCTGCCAGAGACGCTCTAATTAAGGAGCACAGTGGGGAGAGGGGGCGAGAACAACAGCTCTGCACTGTCACATACTGATTTTCTTATCATCTGCACTACACTCACGGGTTTCGCGCGCCTGTGTGCTTCTCGGTTGCCCCTCCTGAGAAGCCGTCTAGTCTGTAGTCACACCCAGAAACATGAAATCAACAAGGTCTTGGTGCTACTTTCAGTGTCTGATGGAGGAGTCTTCAAGTGGAAATGAGCGTGAGCAGCTATGGATGTGTTCATTTTAATCCACACACTTCCAGAGCTTATTTTCACTCTGTCGTCAGTCCATTTTATATAGAGGCACGTCACATGGCTCTATAAGCCGATGTATGTTCAAATCCACCCTGCAACATTACTTTGTATAATCattaatacatatttataaagCTTCTTTTACAACTCTGTAATTCCTTGCCCTTATTATCAGCAGATGGACTCTGACAGGGAAGGGGAGTTTACCTGCAGAGAAGGGCAAGGAGTCATTGAATGTTAATGTGAAATCTGCTCCCAAAGCCGGATACTTTTTAAGTGGGAGTATaaaccaaaaaaacaagaagtctaaaataaattataaaagaataaattcAATGATAATGCATAAGAAACACTGTCAAGAGGACGTCCTCTGATGTAAAGCACTCTCCAGCTTCTTTCACTTGAAATAGTTCATGTTCAAATGTAGCTTACattcagtgaaagtgaaagggAATTTTCAGATAGCGACCACGGAATTCGTATTATGTTATTTATCTTCAATCAATATGCTAACCCACTTAGAGAGACAACTTGTCCAGTTATtcgaaaaaatgtaaatatgtaaaaactaAATGCAAGGGGGAAAAAACGGCAAATGAGTAAAATATTCATGAAGTTAGATCAAGTGGATGAGTTGATGCTGTATGTTCTGTCCACTTACACCAAACATAattcatatataatatacatatttaaacgATAAAGGCTcaataaagacaaaaataaatggtgACGGGGAATGGGATCAAATGCGGGAAGGGGGAGGTGGTACATTTGTCCAGATGGGTCCTGGTCTGCTTTGTGAGAGCAGCAGATGCCCTCGGATCCTACAGGCCACAGAAAGTCCCCCAGCACCTTTAGCATCAGAGCGCTGAGGAGGTCGAGCCTGACGACTCCGCCTCCTCACATGTGCACTCGTCCTGATAGAAATATAGGTTAAAGGTTGTGGTTTCTATCCCATAAATCTGTGCTTTaacactgaggggggggggaaatcctcTACTTGTGATTGATTTTTTATTAGTAACTGGAGAgaccagaggagagaaaagcatAAAACAGAGCATGTGTGTCAAGCTTTGCTGCTTCTAGAGACACATGAGGTCATACAATCCAACTATATGTTCTTATAAGGTCGAAACATTCCTGATAGTTTCTCATTTCCTCCACTAATGTTGAAGTTTGTTTGAAGGATGCAGTTTGGATCAGCAAGAAACATTTTGGTGTAGATCCGGATCAGGGCTGGATACTTTCAAcacctttgtttatttctcagagaatatttCATTGATCTTGgtgaaaaaaaatctggcatgctTAAGGCACTGAAATTTATGAACTTAAATAAAGACCtcaataaatgtggtttcataaggggactgttggacttTGGTGTGTCCTCTACTGAAAGCATTTATAGTTATATAACAGTTACGGTGTTGGATTTCTTACATTTACCAATATATATCTCATACTTtcttaaataaacatttccccatcaaaataaatgtacagaATGTTCTATCACCACATGTGGAATTCAACCACTTCCACATACTTTCACCTCAACGCTTCACTTGAGCTTTTAACAGGCCACaagactttttgttattttttaaatctagtACAGTTTTTGAACTGTTAAAGCTTGTTATCTGGAGTGGACTGGTCTTATTAGACACTACATGCAATATCTCCAGGTTTATTAGGGTTGCGGATTCCTACTGTGACACACTTGTTACACATTTAACATACAGACACGTGAATTATGACAAATTCTTGTGTTCACACTTCCATCAGAAATCCGGTGACGATCAGTTGAATGTGGTCAAACACAGGCTGACATCCTTTCTCTCATTGTACACAACAGTCAAACCTGCCCCGAGCACCATGGAAACACATGACTCATCATCTGCTCCTCTCACTGACTTTGGGCCACGAGGTTtgggaggtgctgtggctttgGGATGAAGATACAGCTGAATACCAAAGACAGACTTCTCTGAGGAGAGcagcgccctctagtggacCACAGGGGGTAAGATACTAAATGAAAATGGGCATGACTGGACCGGTGAATGCTCCTGAcgctgtttgtttgattctctcTTCGTGGGACACTTCTGTCAACACAGTATGTTTCCTGATGAATGCATCCTTGTGTTCAACCAGGCATAAGTAAACAAAACTAAGACTTAAACACTTTAATTccaattgaaaatgtttttaaacaaatgtgtcaCAGATAAACATTGTCATAGAAAATAcctataaaaacaataacaataactaaGCAAATTATACTCAAACCGATATAAAGGAaagattattttgaaaatacaaGGCACAGAGTCTGTGCTTTTGTGTGAAATTGTGAAAATAGCAAATAAGAACATTCGTCTGATGATGAGCAGGATAGTCCCTGACCTAGTACTCTATAACCTTGTCTAGTGTAAGTACTTGTACAGGCTGTGCTTAAAGTCATTTTTGCATAGTTAGTCGAAAGGAAcatttaaaatctttggggAAAGCCGTGATCCTCCATGTCTCACATCCATTAACTCAATTCAAACAACTTGCAGAAGATAACGTCCTTAAAGTGTCGCTGATCAAGATCCCTGTGGAGGAATGTAAAAGTGCACACTTGTCATAATACGCCGCAATAATATATCTAGGTGAACAATTAACGTCTCCATTCATTAGTTATCCTCTGTCACTCCTTGAAGACGAAGCTCCTCTCGAACCCTGAACAGATAGGCTGGGTCTGGATAtccaaaactgaaaacacaagaaacacaagcaatcAAAAGCAATGTAGTGAATCCTTCTCTGCaactaaaaaaaactgctttctTCATTTTTACCTCAATGCATCGTCAGTTCAAGTTTAAATTCGTACAGCTAAAACAGTTTTGGAAAAAGAATTGGTTAGAGAATGTCCTGATTCTCAAGAAAAACTTGGTCATGAAAATGGTTTTGCCTGACAGGGACTTCATGGTGCAGAGGATAAATCCCATTCACTTAGTTGATCACCTAAAGTTTAAACTTATATCCTTTCTTCTGAAATACCTCAACATCTACCAGATGGGTTAGCACGAGTGTTACCCTGTGTTACAGCCAACAGGACACCCGCAGGTGAAAGGCGTGGTTCTTCTACAGCACTGAGGTGTTATACCATTGTGGGCCGCCTGACTTGCTGGTCTTGTGGTGAATGTCGTTCCAGGTGATGACGTTGTTGCAGCCCGTGGTGGCGGATTGTCCGATGGTGAAGATGAGTCTCCGGTCGAACGCTTTCCTCAGCAGcctcaccacctcctccccctcgctGCAGGCCGGCAGGTAGGCTTCACGGAAGGTGCCGCTGTAGCTCACCCCAGGATTTGGGTGCTCAGGCTGTGACATGGTAAACAACAGCACCTCGGTTAATGTGATAGCTCGTGTTATCATGACCAAGACACTTATTAAATGATTCAATGTGTGACATAATATCTCTAGGAGGTGGTGCTCATTCTCATGTCTCCCTATAAGCAGCTAATCGAGGAAtcatttttgtgttattttgtgaatAAAATGGCTTTGATCCTGTGTTGAGGCCCAGGAAGCCTTTTCCTTATCAATTTTAAGTTGTCGTCAGTGTTACACAACATCAAAAACCTTATCACCCCTCCAGGgcctctctgttttctctgctgGATGTTGgtgagttttttgtttgtctgttgtttgtGCGCACCCACTCCTCCTACAGATCACTTTGCATCTGACGATTTTAAGAGCAGTGAGGGTTGTCCCAGAGGTTTcagcttgtgtttcttaaatTGGTGGATTTCATATTAACAAGCCAGAGTCTTTATCAGTTTTCCTCTCTTAACTTACATCAGGACAGTCACACCCAGTGAATCCACTCTTCCCTTTGACCCTGGCTGTTAATAAGTGCTCACATGGCTTACGAAGTAAAAAGTATAAAATCCCTTTTGCTGCAGGGGTTATATTTACTCCTTTTCACTTCAAGAATCTACCAAATATGTAATTTGCCTGGAGGTGGCCACATTTACGCATACAACTGTATGAATGGTAAATGtttttggtaaatggttttgtattaatATAGCGCTTTTATAGCACAGtaaagttttacattcacacattcatacagtgcatccattcgcagcactttgttattctatggggggccattcgagGTTcggcatcttgcccaaggacacttcggcatgaagatgggtcagactggggatcgaaccgccgacctccaggttggaggacgaccactctatccctcagccacagccgaaTAACAAGACTATAATCACACAAGTATTagaatttgtaaataactgCTGTGAGAAATGTTTGTCAGATAAATACTGAATGATTAAAGTGATCGGAGTGCACTGAGGTAAATAATACAGACGTAGAGGTAGAGTTAAGGTGAATCAAGACGATATGATCAGGACAAGGTAGCAGCAGATGAAGAAAtactgaataataaaataaatacagtagcatatgaataaatatgtaTTCAGCAAGTAAATAGTAAAAACTGTGTTACTGACATGATTTCTAAGTATTTTACTACATGTGGTGGGCAAATCCAGATGAAAGGCACATTGTGTCCTGAGCCTCTACAATGTAACTGTTGGTTTGTTAACTGACACTGAGCATAAGGAGAAAATCCTAAAGGTGCAGGATGATTTGTTGAGTCATGATACCTCAAATCGAGAaggggtgtgtgcgtgtgtgtgtgtgtgtgtgcgtgtgtgtgtgtgtgtgtgtgtgtgtgtgtgtgtgtgtgtgtgtgtgtgtgtgtgtgtgtgtgtgtgtgtgtgtgtgtgtgtgtgtgtgtgtgcacgcagggCTCTGATGTCATACTGCGCCCCCTGGAGTACACATGTAGTACTGAAAGTAAAACGGGAGTACAGTGGTGTAACCTGCATGTGGTTTCTATGTGTGATCCCCGTGAATCTCCTCACCCCTTGGATCCCCCCAGGGAAAGTGTACTGAATGATGATGCAGCCGCAGTGCTCGTAGCCGGGCAGCCGCTGCGAGCCGCGCGTCACCGCCATCGTGCCCCTCGGCTGGGTCCCCGTGTACGCGCCGTGATAGGTGTTGCAGATCGGACACGCGGGCTTCACCCTGAAGACTTGGTCGATGCAACGAGTGCAGAACGAGTGACGGCACGGCAGCGTCTTCTCGTCCTGAATCTGGTCCAGGCAAATGACGCAGTCCTCCGaactgttcttcttcttgtttctgctgctttcCATATTCTTTTCTTCCGGCTGTGACGCCACAAGCACCAGGAGCTGCTTCCGCGTGCGCATGTAAACAAGTTGTCCGGACTCATGTGACGTCAGCAAAACATTAAAGGCACTGTTTCCCCGCAGCCAACTCTATTCCTGAATCATCTGACTAacaacactaggtggcgctagaGAGAGCACCATTAGAACGGGTTGGAAGTTAGAGACGGACATTGGAACTGGAGAAACCAGCAGGACACTGGGGCCGTGACGAAGGACAAGATCTGCCATTACGAGAATAAAGACATAATTCAATGGgaaaaaaattgtaatgttAAGAGAATTATATCATTGGCAAATTGAATGAGCGAAAAGGTCATAATACTGTGACTACAATACAGTTGATAGCTAATTTGGTGGCAAACAAGTCATAATATTATGGGAAAGATGTTGTCATTGAATAAAAGCATAATTTTACTATGATAAAAAGGTAGGTTAATTTAATCATGAGAGTAAAGTCCTGGCgttgtttgaaaataaataaaattggcTAATTTAATTACCAAAGGTCAAAATATTACGAGAGCAAGTCCTAGTTTTATTACTACAATAGGCTAATTAAAAGACAAAAGGAGTGATAATATTATgggaataaagttgtaatttaattataaaaaaattaattatattACTAGAGGAAACATGTAGGCGAATTTATTCACAAATAAGTCGTAAGATGAGAGTAAAGTCCTGTTCTTATTGGAAGATAAATAACATTGaataatttaattatatatCTTTACTTTGTGATCTTGCTACCTTTGCTTAACTTAATGAGACTGCGGCTGttatatttcaaaacaaaaaatttgACCTAACAATTTGAATGTGCAACTCTAAGTTAATCTATACAATATGTTTATCAACGGTATAATGTCAGCACAATTTATTAGTAATTTGCTTATGATAAATCAATAATCTGATGtatgagagagggaaaaaaaatctggatgAGGAGCAGTGTCTTATCTTTCATTGTTTGAAAACTGCCCATGTGATGGAACCTGTACCCATAAATAGAAAAATCTAGTTACGATGTCATAATATTGGAAAGGGCAAACTAGTTTCCCCACACTTATTCGTGTGGAAAGTGATGCTCATCCGAGTATTATTTTCAATTATGAAAATGTTGACCAAAGGATTTCCTTATTAAGAAAAGCATCTCAAAACTAACTCAACTCTTCTCGGTGTTTCCTAACAGAAAAAGTAATTTTTCCCTCAAGGTTATTTAGTGAAGGATCGACTGATACATATTAACAAATTAACAAGTACGTGGTATCTGCAATTCTTCAGGCAGCCAAGTTGAAACGAAGAGGTATCCTGCCAGTGGTGAAGAGTGTCTCTGAATAATGAATTCAGTAATAAGTTGTTAGTACAAAACCTGGTGATCATCCTCATCATTTACAATTGCATCCCAAATAAGGTGGAACTGGAGCCATGAATACTTAGAACTGTTCTTCACAAGCGTACAGTTGGGACCAATTTGTAAATGTAGTTGTGGTGCACATCAGTCACTATGTTGTCAACTAGATGGTAGAAAACACATGAGCAGAACTCAatattttgttgttattatattcTCTGATGCTACAGCATAACTATAGATCAAATCCCGATGAGGCGACAACCTGAACTCATTCCAAACGGACAGAGAGCTTAATATGCTCACAATGCACCTAAATTATTTGTGGGCCGACGCTGAATACTCCAACACAAACCCAAACATAACTTTTTattcaagtattaaaatgtaaagCACATTATTCTGAATATCAACAAAGTACCAATTAACACAATTAGAAAAGCAAAACTCAAACTTTCTTCAACAATCGATTTGTAATGAGTGTAATCTCTCTATgatccatcctcctcctcggtCATGTTATGCATAGAAATGTTTGCACAGTAGCTTTAGTAAACTACAATCCTGTGTCCCAAAAATAGTTCAGTTGGTCCCTTAACTAAAATACAAaaggagatgaaaacaaaataaaagggggATTTAATTTATGGATCCGACCGGTCAAATTAATGACAAATTTACCACTAGCCAAGCAGGTTACTGTACTTAACAAAGCACTTTGAGACACACAGCGTTATCTGTCTGAGGGTTTCTTCAGCATTTGGACTACAAGAATGTTTGTGAAGGAGAAGCTAATTTTATACACACTAGTCTACATATTTTCATGAACTGTGTAGTATTTGTACCTAAAGCCAGATAGTACAGCTACAAACATAATGCTGCGAACCTATCAAATAACACCAAGATGTGCCCAAACTGCCTACCATTCATTAGTAGCATCATGCTTTgatttttatccaaagtgaatATAAGAAAGGCATAACAAAATCAGTATTCCACCCACCCTAAGTCAGATCAATTGTTCCCacgtcattgtttttttttctccattattGTTTCACTGTTGGTTAGCTATTCAgatcaacatgtttttaaatgggAACATGAGCAGGCAGATCTCCCAGTTTGACAGGGACGGAGGCATAGATATTTAAAGAGCAGTTGTGCCTTCGATTTGGTTTGGTTGGTCTATATGCCCTTTTACATTTGACATCGTTTTAAATCTGGTAATTAGATGAGCACATTACTAACAACGGAGGTAATGGATTCAACACCTTGGAGACCCTAAAAACAGGTGGCAGTCCTAATACATGTAATAAAAGGTGCTGCATCGAGACAGTGTTTAACATTCTTCCTATTTAGGTAACAATGAAGGGGGGGGAAATGGAGATCACACGCAAATGAAGAGTTCCAAGCAAATTGACATCAACTTGTAGTCACCAAGCTATTAGCTGATGGCTGCATTAACCTGTTTGCTCCGAGCACTCTTCCacacagaggaagcagagaacCGCAACTCCTACTCCTACTTTAAAACAGACTGCCATACCAAAGTGCCTCTTGAGTGCTTTAGATTGCAATAACTTCAGAAAAGGAATTCTTTCGATTCAAGCAGCTCTACTCTGCCACATGATCCTTGCAACAAGTAATtagtaacaataaaaaaaagagacgtACTCAACAGACAATTCTGGAGATAAATCCCAGAATGTGTGCTTGTAAGAAACAAAGTAATCCCCGGAGtagaaataaacattaatataaCATAAACTGTCCTGATAACATTAAACTTAGATTTTCCTAAATAATATATAAGTATTGTGAATTCCCACTCCCCACAATGCTCTTAAATAAGTTTATCAGATTCCAGTCCTATTGCCAAATGTGACAGGTAGAAGATTGTGTAATACAAGAATGCACTGCACTCAAAGTATTGTCGTCCACATGTAGCACAGGGTTAAGCCTAATTCGGAGGAAAGTGAACAAACAGAGGAACAGCTAGCGG comes from Pleuronectes platessa chromosome 6, fPlePla1.1, whole genome shotgun sequence and encodes:
- the LOC128442239 gene encoding probable E3 ubiquitin-protein ligase DTX3 isoform X1, whose product is MRTRKQLLVLVASQPEEKNMESSRNKKKNSSEDCVICLDQIQDEKTLPCRHSFCTRCIDQVFRVKPACPICNTYHGAYTGTQPRGTMAVTRGSQRLPGYEHCGCIIIQYTFPGGIQGPEHPNPGVSYSGTFREAYLPACSEGEEVVRLLRKAFDRRLIFTIGQSATTGCNNVITWNDIHHKTSKSGGPQCFGYPDPAYLFRVREELRLQGVTEDN
- the LOC128442239 gene encoding probable E3 ubiquitin-protein ligase DTX3 isoform X2 yields the protein MRTRKQLLVLVASQPEEKNMESSRNKKKNSSEDCVICLDQIQDEKTLPCRHSFCTRCIDQVFRVKPACPICNTYHGAYTGTQPRGTMAVTRGSQRLPGYEHCGCIIIQYTFPGGIQGPEHPNPGVSYSGTFREAYLPACSEGEEVVRLLRKAFDRRLIFTIGQSATTGCNNVITWNDIHHKTSKSGGPQWYNTSVL